GGGCGCCCGCGCCGCTGGCTACTCCGGGCGCAGCCAGGCCGCCTGGTATGGGGCCAGCTCTATCCCGTCCGTGCCGGGGGGATAGCGGGTTCCGCTGATGAGGTCGCGGGCGCCTCCCACAGCGGGCGCCGGCGCCCGCTGCGGCGCGCCAGAGACGTTGTGCAGGCACAGCACCGTCGCGTCACCCTCGGGCGTGCGGCGTTCCAGCGCAAAGACCGACGGGTGCACGTCGAGCACCTGCTGTGGGCTATTGGGGTGAAAGGCTCGCTCATTACGCCGCGCGCGGATGAGCCTTGCCATGCGTTGCAGCACCGTCCCCTCGCGGCGCCGGGGGTCGGCCAGGCGCGCCTCCAGATCGGCCCGCGTCCACTTCTCGCGATTCAGGCTGCGGAAACGGCCGGTGGCTTGCAGTCCCTGCTGATAATTAGGCGACCCCAATAGGCTGTGCACGTAGACCCCCGGCACGCCCTGCAGGGCCAGCATGATCGCCTGCGAGGCGAGGAAGCGCCCGATTGCCAGTTCTGGCGCCTCGCCGCCGGCGGGGCCGGAGAGAGCGTCGAACCAGGTGCAGTTCAACTCGTAGGGACTTTGCGAGCCGTCGGGGTTGGTCTTGTAGGAGACGCGCCCGCCGTGGCGCTCCACCTGCGCGCACAGGTCCTGCACTTCGGCCTGGCTCAGGATGCCGGTCGCAGGCACCACGCCGATGCCGTCGTGGGAGGCCAGGAAGTTGAAGAACGCCGTCGTTGGCGAGGGCGGGGCCAGTTCGCGCGCCCAGCCGCTCAGGCGGGTGGCGTCGCCGGTGGCGAAGGCGTGCAGCACCAGGGGCGCCAGCGGAAACTGATAGACCAGTTGGGCCTCGTTGCTCCCGTCGCCGAAGTAGCTGATGTTGTCGGCGTGGGGCACGTTCGTTTCGGTGATCAGCAGCACGTCTGGAGCGACCACATCCAGCACAGCGCGCCAGAGTTGCACGATCCGGTGCGTGTTCGGCAAATGGATGCAGGTCGTACCCGGTTCTTTCCACAGGTAGCCAATGGCGTCCAGACGGATCAGGCTCGCGCCGTGCTCCACGTAGGCGAGCAGCACGTCGGTCATCTCCAGCAACACTTCGGGATTGGCGAAGTTCAGGTCAATCTGGTCGGCGCTGAAGGTGGTCCAGACGTGGCGCACGCCAGCGGCGGTCTCGAAGGAGGTGAGCAGAGGGGTGGTGCGCGGGCGCGTCACTCCCCGCAAGTCGGTGGCGGGGTCAACAACGTGGAAGCGAGCCTCAGCGCCGGGCGCGCCGGCCAGAAACTCGCGGAACCACGCACTGCTGGCCGAGATGTGGTTCACCACCGCGTCGAACATCAGGCGGTAGCGCCGGCTCAGACGTTCGATGTCGGCCCACGTTCCCAGAGCGGGATCAACGGCGCGATAATCCACCACCGAGAAGCCGTCATCGGAGGTGTAGGGAAAGAATGGCAGGATATGGACGCCGCTGACAATGCCGCCGAAGGTCGTATCAAGGATCTCGCCGAGGGTCTGGAGGGGTGGGCGATCCGGCTCGCGGACCTGGTCGCCATAGGTGATCAGGATCACGTCATTCTCGGTGAGCCGTTCGGCGGGCGGGCGCGGCGGGCCTGGAGGATGGCGAGCCACGAAGTCATCGAGCATGGCCTGCAGGCGCGGAGTGATCGCCGCGCCTGCGGGCTGGCCGTAGATCGCCTCAAGCAGCGTGTGGATACGGGCGCGCGGGTCGCTCATCGCGGCGCCTCCTGCAGCGGCTGTCCGGCCACCTCCAGGGGCAGGCCGCGCAGGTGCCGGTATTCGGGGATCTGCAGCATCGGCGGGCGCTCGTGGTCGCGGATTTCACGCAGTTCCAGATGGAAGCTGCCGTCCTCGCGCTGGGTGATCAGTTTCATAGTCTGGTTGACCGGTTCGAGCAAGCTGGCGCGCTGTCGCTGTTCAAGCCGCTGGATGACCACCTGGGTGATGGCGAAGGCCATTTTAGAGAGAGGAACGAGTTCCTGGTTGCGATGGATGCGCTCGAGCAGATCAACCTGGGCCAGGGCGCTCAGCCCGTAGCGCTCGAGCAGATCAATCAGCAGGCCCGTCTCCACGCCATAGCCGGTGAAGAAGGGCACAGACTCGAGGGCGAAGCGCCGCCCGGCATATTCGCCGGCGAGCGGCTGGAGCATACCTGAAAGTTCGGGATAAAACAGGTTGAGCAGGGGCCGGGCGGTCAGCTCGGTGACGCGGCCGCCGCCGCTGGCCTGCACCCGCTCGCCGAACTGGATGGGCCGCCGGTAGAAGCCCTTGCAGTACACCAGCCGGCGTTCGCGCAGCAAGGGGCCGATCACGCCATAGACGAAGCGCGGATGGAAATTTTTGATGTCGGTGTCGCACCAGGCGATAATATCGCCGTTGAGCACATAGAGGCTCTTCCACAGGGCTTCGCCTTTGCCGTGGAAGGCGCCGTACTGCGGCAGGATCTCTTGATGAATGTAGACCGGGATGCCGTGGGCAAGGGCAATCTCACGGGTGCGGTCCTGCGAACCGCTATCAATCAGCGCCACCTCGTCGAGGAGGGGTGTTTTCTCCATCAGGTGCTCCTGCACCTGGCCGATGATATCGCCGATGGTCTGCTCCTCGTTGAGGGTCGGCAGGCCAAGGCTGATGCGCACCCCCTGCTGCTGTTTAAGGGCCAGGAGGCGTTGCAGGTCGTCATACTCGGTGGAACTGAAGGTGTTTTCGGCGAACCAGCGGTCAACAATAGCCGAGAGATCGCGCTGTTGCTGCCAGATCCGCTGGGCCTGCTCCTCGTCCTGGGCCATGCGATGGCGCACGA
This DNA window, taken from Chloroflexaceae bacterium, encodes the following:
- a CDS encoding alpha-amylase family glycosyl hydrolase; translation: MSDPRARIHTLLEAIYGQPAGAAITPRLQAMLDDFVARHPPGPPRPPAERLTENDVILITYGDQVREPDRPPLQTLGEILDTTFGGIVSGVHILPFFPYTSDDGFSVVDYRAVDPALGTWADIERLSRRYRLMFDAVVNHISASSAWFREFLAGAPGAEARFHVVDPATDLRGVTRPRTTPLLTSFETAAGVRHVWTTFSADQIDLNFANPEVLLEMTDVLLAYVEHGASLIRLDAIGYLWKEPGTTCIHLPNTHRIVQLWRAVLDVVAPDVLLITETNVPHADNISYFGDGSNEAQLVYQFPLAPLVLHAFATGDATRLSGWARELAPPSPTTAFFNFLASHDGIGVVPATGILSQAEVQDLCAQVERHGGRVSYKTNPDGSQSPYELNCTWFDALSGPAGGEAPELAIGRFLASQAIMLALQGVPGVYVHSLLGSPNYQQGLQATGRFRSLNREKWTRADLEARLADPRRREGTVLQRMARLIRARRNERAFHPNSPQQVLDVHPSVFALERRTPEGDATVLCLHNVSGAPQRAPAPAVGGARDLISGTRYPPGTDGIELAPYQAAWLRPE
- a CDS encoding glucosyl-3-phosphoglycerate synthase; this translates as MTSAYTGNDTGEYTVLLPARAPEKIRLLLPLAADIARHHGGQVVIVSIVVVPEGQPLSDGMLETRRVRAVHDAIAELDTIQVPVRTVITVAHDLTEGIRTAAQEQRANLILLGWQAEQSSSERLFGPPIDSLLRHPPCDVVVVRLMGDGQWRRILLPVRGGPHTPLACEVALALAESHEAGISVLYAANPRLPDNGAVRESLQSLRAMPRVTRWLERSIPVEQAILAEAADHQAIVLGVTGRQGDPEAPIGPLADRILRKAATTVILVRHRMAQDEEQAQRIWQQQRDLSAIVDRWFAENTFSSTEYDDLQRLLALKQQQGVRISLGLPTLNEEQTIGDIIGQVQEHLMEKTPLLDEVALIDSGSQDRTREIALAHGIPVYIHQEILPQYGAFHGKGEALWKSLYVLNGDIIAWCDTDIKNFHPRFVYGVIGPLLRERRLVYCKGFYRRPIQFGERVQASGGGRVTELTARPLLNLFYPELSGMLQPLAGEYAGRRFALESVPFFTGYGVETGLLIDLLERYGLSALAQVDLLERIHRNQELVPLSKMAFAITQVVIQRLEQRQRASLLEPVNQTMKLITQREDGSFHLELREIRDHERPPMLQIPEYRHLRGLPLEVAGQPLQEAPR